The following coding sequences lie in one Myxococcus xanthus genomic window:
- a CDS encoding alpha-2-macroglobulin family protein, translating into MGSQSVVTQRPSWAKRSRWLLAAMLVSATLAGCKKEQESTEPPAPQPQAPVAAQPADAGTAVAQAPTPPAPELLTPVVRAVSTSDVLPQDIVIEFPREVRPNDGSVLKDTVVTITPDVPGSLSWSSPSTLTFKPSGAGFAFDTKYAVSVSSVGLDSGVVKPAAVGDWSHTFTTPPFQFVRMVPRQLDTVKGRVEVEVVFSGPVDIAAVRSRAGFRVGGQAVGDVKWRTLPTTRNVVSAQLSGGLLKQGRTVDFSLQAGLPAVSQAKATAPAARSAFELRAGKRMDITRASVEQGTTGFYIEVSCRDVDGAEPPSPRETEGYDPYYWDHRNKGCTLDDGVAAEAIHLTPAVKVSVAPSRRGFRIFGDFKRGSYALRIDAGTTSVGGGMLLATYEDAFAVPARSPQLSFATTGRYLPRSAWRNLPLQHLNLDSVELTVRNVPPENLVFWMSDDYRERADERTSNVVAKRTLALKSPPDTLATTYVDVASLVPANTKGLVEITAKQNHHVAASRILLTNLSLVAKRGEAAPGSNGAGEVWVWALGIESTEPLSGVEVSLVKKSGESVARCTTVAADGCRLQVPAPGVDDSAPFALIARDGEELTYLKYSELKTEIANADVHGESYRSEKAYRASVWSDRGVYRPGDTAHIAAVLRGQDDKAPPAGMPVELVVVDPRERELKKVSLKTNEAGLVTLDLPFESFQDTGSYRVVLNVADREVAIYSVSVEEFVPERMKVEARTEQAGYLQGEEVPVGVEAAYLFGGSAEGSPVELTCRLIPSAFKPKENAQYAYGLWRQDGSEPRPVTLGQVQGTLDAKGQAVLRCPAQGAMGALRGAGALSALASVFESGSGRSTQGSVTVPVHPEAYYVGLQGSTGKVKAGKPFTVKGVVVDWDGKLLAASDKTPKTVDVEFLRLEEEYGSFYDENEGYERYQRYLRPVREGRSTVAVKDGRFSLDVTPGADAAGYIVRVRSGGAQTDLELEGEGRYYWWGEGSRVDQTPRPLKPTSLDLALPAKGRVGQAITVKLKSPYKGRMLFTAETDRVLASHWVAVEPGEVTWSFTPSAFAPNVYVSAFLVKDPHLESAEAFMPDRAFGVGSVTLEPVEYTQSVTMNVPKEVRSNDTLTVDLELGPQEGPTFATIAVVDEGILSLTRFQSPDPQKQLFSRRALGVETYETLGWTLLVPPGGASRSTGGDGEGGADGRVQPVKPVALWSGLLPVPANGKLRVPFKLPQYRGAVRVMAVTAGPQRIGRASAQVLVRDPLVLQTTLPRFLTQHDEIQVPVFVTNLSGKTQDVKVTLNAESLPVPGLVMPAAATSPLQLLGKSEGTARVADGKSHTFVFQARAVQAVGAARLSVTVEGGGYTSSESLDVPLSPAGPRERLVQQIELAQGTTDVSQYLQGWVPTTERSTLWVTANPYARSLQHLSYLARYPYGCVEQTTSATRPLLYVSELVNDVDPTLTQGGTVGDMVLSGINRILAMQTPSGGFGYWPGATEPVGWGSAYAAHMLLDAQKLKYPVPQDRLNDALTWMSTELNKLEGRQSRDDMYTDSAEAYMHYVLSVAGKGRKARVQKLVDALAERAKQKALTGEEQERDYMLKASLWLAGDRRYEKELRNPDLSPVTGERKNDWSFYSDRRRRGFMLSTFQDLFGKDAAGEPLARMVAESLQGHSSGWYTTQELVWGITGLGKRLQGTSTQFSAPVLKADGKVMTPVQDKTVRSSDRTWALARASERQGLQLEVTSKDEGRLYLVLSSEGVRSDSKPRTGGEGLALTRTWRKLDGTVLAMGQAPVALADLVYVELEIRNTTGERVQNIALVDRLPAGWEIENARLGRGGSTDWVDPASLWSADYVNIRDDRMEVFGSLGPRESKKVVYAVRAVTAGAFTLPSAEAEAMYDPRLWAREPGRTIQVSGPWKDNLL; encoded by the coding sequence ATGGGTTCGCAGTCCGTCGTCACGCAGCGGCCATCGTGGGCGAAACGCTCGCGCTGGCTCCTCGCGGCCATGTTGGTGAGCGCCACGCTCGCAGGCTGCAAGAAGGAACAGGAGTCCACCGAGCCGCCCGCGCCGCAGCCCCAGGCGCCCGTCGCCGCGCAGCCAGCGGACGCGGGGACGGCCGTGGCGCAGGCGCCGACGCCCCCCGCGCCCGAGCTGCTGACGCCCGTCGTCCGCGCGGTCTCCACCAGCGACGTGCTGCCGCAGGACATCGTCATCGAGTTCCCGCGGGAGGTACGCCCCAACGATGGCTCGGTGTTGAAGGACACCGTCGTGACCATCACTCCGGATGTGCCGGGCAGCCTCTCCTGGTCCTCCCCGTCCACGCTGACCTTCAAGCCGTCGGGCGCGGGCTTCGCCTTCGACACGAAGTACGCCGTTTCGGTGTCGTCGGTGGGGTTGGACTCGGGCGTGGTGAAGCCGGCCGCGGTTGGGGACTGGTCGCACACGTTCACCACGCCGCCCTTCCAGTTCGTCCGGATGGTGCCGCGCCAGCTCGACACGGTGAAGGGCCGCGTGGAGGTGGAGGTCGTCTTCTCCGGTCCCGTGGACATCGCCGCGGTGCGCTCGCGGGCGGGCTTCCGGGTGGGCGGGCAGGCCGTGGGTGACGTGAAGTGGCGCACCCTGCCCACCACGCGCAACGTCGTCAGCGCGCAGCTGAGCGGCGGGCTGCTCAAGCAGGGCCGCACGGTCGACTTCAGCCTCCAGGCGGGACTGCCCGCCGTGTCGCAGGCGAAGGCGACGGCCCCCGCCGCGCGCAGCGCGTTCGAGCTCCGCGCCGGCAAGCGAATGGACATCACCCGCGCCTCGGTGGAGCAGGGCACCACCGGCTTCTACATCGAGGTGAGCTGCCGGGACGTGGATGGCGCCGAGCCGCCCTCCCCGCGCGAGACGGAAGGGTATGACCCGTACTACTGGGACCACCGCAACAAGGGCTGCACGCTGGATGACGGCGTCGCCGCGGAGGCCATCCACCTGACGCCCGCCGTCAAGGTCTCCGTCGCGCCGTCGCGCCGCGGCTTCCGCATCTTCGGTGACTTCAAGCGCGGCTCCTACGCGCTGCGCATCGACGCGGGCACGACCTCGGTGGGCGGCGGCATGTTGCTGGCCACCTACGAGGACGCCTTCGCCGTCCCCGCGCGCTCGCCGCAGTTGTCCTTCGCGACCACCGGCCGCTACCTGCCGCGTAGCGCGTGGCGCAACCTGCCGCTGCAGCACCTCAACCTGGACTCGGTGGAGCTCACCGTCCGCAACGTGCCGCCGGAGAACCTCGTCTTCTGGATGAGCGACGACTACCGCGAGCGCGCGGATGAGCGCACCTCCAACGTGGTGGCGAAGCGGACGCTGGCGCTCAAGTCGCCCCCCGACACGCTGGCGACCACCTACGTGGATGTGGCCAGCCTGGTGCCCGCGAACACGAAGGGCCTGGTGGAAATCACCGCGAAGCAGAACCACCACGTGGCGGCGAGCCGCATCCTCCTCACCAACCTGAGCCTGGTGGCCAAGCGCGGTGAGGCCGCGCCGGGCTCCAACGGCGCCGGTGAGGTCTGGGTGTGGGCGCTGGGCATCGAGAGCACCGAGCCGCTTTCGGGCGTGGAGGTCTCCCTGGTGAAGAAGAGCGGCGAGTCGGTGGCCCGCTGCACCACGGTGGCGGCGGATGGCTGCCGGCTCCAGGTGCCCGCGCCCGGCGTCGACGACAGCGCGCCCTTCGCGCTCATCGCCCGTGACGGCGAGGAGCTGACGTACCTCAAGTACAGCGAGCTGAAGACGGAGATCGCCAACGCGGACGTACATGGCGAGTCCTACCGTTCGGAGAAGGCCTACCGCGCGTCGGTGTGGTCGGACCGCGGCGTGTACCGCCCAGGCGATACGGCGCACATCGCCGCGGTGCTGCGGGGGCAGGACGACAAGGCGCCGCCGGCGGGCATGCCTGTGGAGTTGGTGGTGGTGGACCCGCGTGAGCGCGAGCTGAAGAAGGTGTCGCTGAAGACGAACGAGGCGGGCCTGGTGACGCTGGACCTGCCCTTCGAATCATTCCAGGACACGGGCAGCTACCGCGTGGTGCTGAATGTGGCGGACCGCGAAGTGGCAATCTACTCCGTCAGCGTGGAGGAGTTCGTCCCGGAGCGCATGAAGGTGGAGGCGCGCACGGAGCAGGCCGGCTACCTCCAGGGCGAGGAAGTCCCGGTGGGCGTGGAGGCCGCGTACCTCTTCGGCGGCTCGGCGGAGGGCAGCCCGGTGGAGCTGACGTGCCGGCTGATTCCGTCCGCCTTCAAGCCGAAGGAGAACGCGCAGTACGCCTACGGACTGTGGCGCCAGGACGGCAGCGAGCCCCGCCCCGTCACGCTGGGCCAGGTGCAGGGCACGCTGGACGCGAAGGGACAGGCCGTCCTTCGTTGCCCGGCCCAGGGCGCCATGGGGGCCCTGCGGGGCGCCGGGGCGCTGAGCGCGCTGGCCAGCGTCTTCGAGTCGGGCAGCGGCCGTTCCACCCAGGGCAGCGTGACGGTGCCGGTGCACCCGGAGGCGTACTACGTGGGCCTCCAGGGCAGCACGGGCAAGGTGAAGGCCGGCAAGCCCTTCACGGTGAAGGGCGTGGTGGTGGACTGGGACGGCAAGCTGCTGGCCGCCTCGGACAAGACGCCCAAGACGGTGGACGTGGAGTTCCTGCGCCTGGAGGAGGAGTACGGCTCCTTCTATGACGAGAACGAAGGCTACGAGCGCTACCAGCGCTACCTGCGCCCGGTGCGTGAGGGCCGCTCCACGGTGGCGGTGAAGGACGGCCGCTTCTCGCTGGACGTGACGCCGGGCGCGGACGCCGCGGGCTACATCGTGCGCGTGCGCTCGGGTGGGGCCCAGACGGACCTGGAGCTGGAAGGGGAGGGCCGCTACTACTGGTGGGGTGAAGGCTCGCGCGTGGACCAGACGCCGCGCCCGCTCAAGCCCACGTCGCTGGACCTGGCGCTGCCGGCGAAGGGGCGCGTGGGGCAGGCCATCACCGTGAAGCTGAAGTCGCCCTACAAGGGCCGCATGCTCTTCACCGCGGAGACGGACCGCGTGCTCGCCTCCCACTGGGTGGCGGTGGAGCCCGGCGAGGTGACGTGGAGCTTCACGCCGTCCGCCTTCGCGCCCAACGTGTACGTGAGCGCCTTCCTGGTGAAGGACCCGCACCTGGAGTCCGCCGAGGCCTTCATGCCCGACCGCGCCTTCGGCGTGGGCAGCGTCACGTTGGAGCCGGTGGAGTACACGCAGTCGGTGACGATGAACGTGCCCAAGGAGGTTCGCTCCAACGACACCCTCACGGTGGACCTGGAGCTGGGCCCGCAGGAAGGCCCCACCTTCGCCACCATCGCGGTGGTGGACGAGGGCATCCTCTCCCTCACGCGCTTCCAGAGCCCGGACCCGCAGAAGCAACTCTTCTCCCGGCGAGCGCTGGGCGTGGAGACCTACGAGACGCTGGGCTGGACGCTGCTGGTGCCGCCGGGCGGCGCGTCCCGCTCCACGGGTGGTGACGGCGAGGGCGGCGCGGACGGCCGCGTGCAGCCCGTCAAGCCGGTGGCCCTGTGGAGCGGCCTGCTGCCGGTGCCGGCCAACGGCAAGCTGCGGGTGCCCTTCAAGCTGCCCCAGTACCGCGGCGCGGTGCGGGTGATGGCGGTGACGGCGGGCCCGCAGCGCATTGGCCGCGCCAGCGCGCAGGTGTTGGTGCGCGACCCGCTGGTGCTCCAGACGACGTTGCCACGCTTCCTCACGCAGCACGACGAAATCCAGGTGCCCGTCTTCGTCACCAACCTGTCCGGCAAGACGCAGGACGTGAAGGTGACGCTCAACGCGGAGTCACTGCCGGTGCCGGGGCTGGTGATGCCCGCGGCGGCCACTTCGCCGCTTCAGCTGCTGGGCAAGAGCGAGGGCACGGCCCGGGTGGCGGACGGCAAGTCCCACACCTTCGTCTTCCAGGCCCGCGCGGTGCAGGCGGTGGGCGCGGCGCGGCTGTCGGTGACGGTGGAGGGCGGCGGCTACACCTCGAGTGAGTCGCTGGACGTGCCGCTGTCTCCGGCGGGCCCGCGCGAGCGCCTGGTGCAGCAAATCGAGCTGGCGCAGGGGACGACGGACGTCTCGCAGTACCTCCAGGGCTGGGTGCCCACGACGGAGCGCTCCACGCTGTGGGTGACGGCCAATCCGTACGCGCGCTCGCTGCAGCACCTCTCGTACCTGGCGCGCTACCCCTACGGCTGCGTGGAGCAGACGACGTCCGCCACCCGTCCGTTGCTGTACGTGTCCGAGCTGGTGAACGACGTGGACCCCACGCTGACCCAGGGCGGGACCGTGGGCGACATGGTGCTGTCGGGCATCAACCGCATCCTGGCCATGCAGACGCCGTCGGGCGGCTTCGGCTACTGGCCAGGCGCCACGGAGCCGGTGGGCTGGGGCTCGGCGTACGCCGCGCACATGCTGCTGGACGCGCAGAAGCTGAAGTACCCCGTGCCACAGGACCGGCTGAACGACGCGCTCACGTGGATGTCCACCGAGCTGAACAAACTCGAGGGCCGCCAGAGCCGCGACGACATGTACACGGACAGCGCGGAGGCCTACATGCACTACGTCCTCTCCGTGGCCGGCAAGGGCCGCAAGGCGCGTGTGCAGAAGCTGGTGGACGCGTTGGCGGAGCGGGCGAAGCAGAAGGCGCTCACGGGCGAGGAGCAGGAGCGTGACTACATGCTCAAGGCTTCGCTGTGGCTTGCGGGCGACCGGCGCTACGAGAAGGAGCTGCGCAACCCCGACCTGTCGCCCGTCACCGGGGAGCGGAAGAACGACTGGTCCTTCTATTCCGACCGGCGCCGTCGTGGCTTCATGCTCAGCACCTTCCAGGACTTGTTCGGCAAGGACGCGGCGGGTGAGCCGCTGGCGCGCATGGTGGCCGAATCGCTCCAGGGGCACTCCAGCGGTTGGTACACAACGCAGGAGCTGGTGTGGGGCATCACCGGCCTGGGCAAGCGGCTGCAAGGGACGTCCACCCAGTTCTCCGCGCCGGTGCTCAAGGCGGACGGAAAGGTCATGACGCCGGTGCAGGACAAGACGGTGCGTTCGTCGGACCGGACGTGGGCCCTGGCCCGCGCCAGCGAGCGGCAGGGCCTTCAGCTGGAGGTGACGTCCAAGGACGAGGGCCGGCTGTACCTCGTGCTCAGCAGCGAGGGCGTGCGCTCGGACAGCAAGCCCCGCACGGGCGGCGAGGGCCTGGCGCTCACGCGCACCTGGCGCAAGCTGGACGGCACGGTGCTGGCCATGGGGCAGGCCCCGGTGGCGTTGGCGGACCTCGTCTACGTGGAGCTGGAGATTCGCAACACGACGGGCGAGCGCGTGCAGAACATCGCCCTGGTGGACCGGCTGCCGGCGGGCTGGGAAATCGAGAACGCGCGCCTGGGCCGGGGTGGCTCCACCGACTGGGTGGACCCGGCGTCGCTGTGGTCCGCGGACTACGTGAACATCCGCGATGACCGGATGGAGGTCTTCGGCAGCCTGGGGCCTCGCGAGTCGAAGAAGGTCGTCTACGCGGTGCGCGCGGTGACGGCGGGTGCCTTCACCCTGCCGTCGGCGGAGGCGGAGGCCATGTATGACCCGCGCCTGTGGGCGCGTGAGCCGGGCCGGACGATTCAGGTGTCCGGGCCGTGGAAGGACAACCTGCTGTAG
- a CDS encoding phospholipase D-like domain-containing protein — MNAFEIDAILTSILDDRRLTPTERQALQAVLAERRAGEALLTLFRTQAFALARASMKDARSREVISWLEETVQALHAPEPEQTSRMEAHFSPGEGPLNAIVQQIQSARGSIDVCVFTVTDDRITRALLDAHRRGVRMRIVSDDDKAMDPGSDMERLGDAGIPIRLDRTSAHMHHKFAVFDRLRLVTGSYNWTRSAAEYNHENVLVSDDARLVQPFSRAFDALWETLG; from the coding sequence ATGAATGCCTTTGAAATTGACGCCATCCTGACGTCCATTCTCGACGACCGGCGGCTGACACCCACCGAGCGGCAGGCGTTGCAGGCCGTCCTGGCGGAGCGGCGGGCAGGCGAGGCCCTGCTCACCCTCTTCCGCACCCAGGCCTTCGCCCTGGCGCGAGCGTCGATGAAGGACGCGCGCTCCCGGGAGGTCATCTCCTGGCTCGAGGAGACGGTGCAGGCGCTGCACGCGCCCGAGCCCGAGCAGACGTCGCGCATGGAGGCGCACTTCTCTCCGGGCGAGGGCCCGCTCAACGCCATCGTCCAGCAAATCCAGTCGGCACGCGGTTCCATCGACGTCTGCGTCTTCACCGTGACGGATGACCGCATCACCCGCGCGCTGCTGGACGCCCACCGGCGCGGTGTGCGGATGCGAATCGTGAGTGACGATGACAAGGCCATGGACCCGGGCTCCGACATGGAGCGGCTGGGGGACGCCGGCATCCCCATCCGCCTGGACAGGACGTCCGCGCATATGCACCACAAGTTCGCCGTGTTCGACCGGCTGCGGCTGGTGACGGGCAGCTACAACTGGACGCGCTCGGCCGCCGAGTACAACCACGAGAACGTCCTGGTATCCGACGACGCGCGGCTGGTGCAGCCCTTCAGCCGCGCGTTCGACGCGCTGTGGGAGACGCTCGGCTAG
- the pbpC gene encoding penicillin-binding protein 1C, with protein sequence MSRARRITRKLLPVGLGLLGLTVAAWVAAWRVPMPARLFAPASVVMEYRDGTPAHVFLAPDERWRIPTALERVDPDYVQALLALEDKRFFHHPGVDPLAVLRAATRNLSTGRRVSGASTLTMQLVRVLEPRPRTFTSKIIESFRAMQLEVRLSKQEVLAAYLQFVPYGRNVEGVEAAALAYFGHTAANLSPAEIATLLAVPQNPNRRFPTAQNTARLQSARDGVARRLLDVEALPRGPEAARVSAETVLREVRDTPVPTDLKPFPREAPHVAVWLRTQRPEQARLRTTLEAGTQRMVERLMRDAAVGLAPRGIYNGTAVVVDRQQAEVLALVGNFDFFDQKHGGQIIGFATPRSPGSALKPLLYAMGIDLGMVGPEQLVADVPTAYGGYAPRNFDGRFQGLVRLEYALSQSLNMPFVRLLERVGVERFLGALQSAGVTSLVQEPGYYGLSAAVGGIELTPLELAGVYVALAGDGRAPPLRLLLDEKAAAPVEVLSPGAAWLTRQALSLRDRPDFPARRRLTGMPARVHWKTGTSFGHRDAWAAGSGPRHTAVVWLGNFNHTPSVHLVGADAAGPVLFDILEGVGPRGLNLPDESMNPPDDLAVVEVCAYSGHLPTDACVQRKHVYARRSAVPTTRCPYHQHVEVDVATGLSVGPMCRTGRKTETRVYVSWPATIRRWLEEQHRRLPEPPAAAPGCEPGGARAAPSIVSPAPGHVAVLIPGVPASQQEVPLEAEASHERALTWFVDGALLGTARADERVWWTPSVGSHEILVTDDRGLSAKRTLEVRMRP encoded by the coding sequence ATGAGCCGTGCCCGTCGAATCACCCGGAAGCTCTTGCCCGTCGGCCTGGGGTTGTTGGGCCTCACCGTGGCCGCGTGGGTGGCCGCCTGGCGCGTGCCCATGCCGGCCCGTCTCTTCGCGCCCGCATCGGTGGTGATGGAGTACCGGGACGGCACGCCGGCCCACGTCTTCCTGGCCCCGGACGAGCGCTGGCGCATCCCCACGGCGCTGGAGCGCGTGGACCCGGACTACGTCCAGGCCCTGCTGGCCCTGGAGGACAAGCGCTTCTTCCACCACCCGGGCGTGGACCCGCTGGCGGTGCTGCGCGCGGCGACACGCAACCTGTCCACGGGGCGGCGGGTGTCCGGCGCCTCGACTTTGACGATGCAGTTGGTCCGCGTGTTGGAGCCGCGGCCCCGCACCTTCACGTCGAAAATCATCGAGTCCTTCCGGGCGATGCAGCTGGAGGTGCGGCTGTCCAAGCAGGAGGTGCTCGCGGCCTATCTCCAGTTCGTCCCGTACGGGCGCAACGTCGAAGGCGTGGAGGCGGCCGCGCTGGCGTACTTCGGCCACACGGCGGCGAACCTGAGCCCCGCGGAGATTGCCACGCTGCTGGCGGTGCCGCAGAACCCGAACCGGCGCTTCCCCACGGCGCAGAACACGGCCCGGTTGCAGTCGGCGCGCGACGGCGTGGCGCGAAGGCTGCTGGACGTGGAGGCGCTTCCCCGAGGGCCCGAGGCGGCCCGCGTGTCGGCGGAGACGGTGCTGCGCGAGGTGCGCGACACGCCTGTGCCCACGGACCTGAAGCCCTTTCCCCGTGAGGCGCCACACGTGGCGGTGTGGCTGCGCACGCAGCGGCCGGAGCAGGCCCGGCTGCGCACCACGCTGGAGGCCGGCACGCAGCGGATGGTGGAGCGGTTGATGCGGGACGCGGCGGTGGGGCTGGCGCCGCGAGGCATCTACAACGGGACGGCGGTGGTGGTGGACCGGCAGCAGGCGGAGGTGCTCGCGCTGGTGGGCAACTTCGACTTCTTCGACCAGAAGCACGGCGGGCAGATTATCGGCTTCGCCACGCCGCGCTCGCCGGGCTCGGCGCTCAAGCCCCTGCTGTATGCCATGGGCATCGACCTGGGAATGGTGGGGCCGGAGCAGCTGGTGGCGGACGTGCCTACTGCCTACGGCGGCTATGCGCCGCGCAACTTTGACGGCCGCTTCCAGGGGTTGGTGCGCCTGGAGTACGCGCTGTCCCAGTCGCTCAACATGCCCTTCGTGCGGCTCTTGGAGCGCGTGGGGGTGGAGCGCTTCCTGGGCGCCCTGCAATCGGCGGGAGTCACGAGCCTGGTGCAGGAGCCCGGGTACTACGGCCTGTCCGCGGCGGTGGGCGGCATCGAGCTGACGCCGCTGGAGCTCGCGGGCGTCTACGTCGCGCTGGCGGGGGATGGACGCGCGCCGCCGCTGCGGCTTCTGCTGGACGAGAAGGCGGCCGCGCCGGTGGAGGTGCTGTCCCCTGGCGCGGCCTGGCTGACGCGCCAGGCGCTGTCGCTGAGGGACCGGCCGGACTTCCCGGCCCGCCGTCGGCTGACGGGCATGCCGGCGCGCGTGCACTGGAAGACAGGGACCAGCTTCGGCCACCGCGACGCGTGGGCGGCGGGCTCGGGGCCGCGGCACACGGCTGTCGTCTGGCTGGGGAACTTCAATCACACGCCCAGCGTGCACCTGGTGGGCGCTGACGCGGCGGGGCCGGTGCTGTTCGACATCCTGGAGGGCGTGGGTCCGCGCGGCCTCAACCTGCCGGACGAGAGCATGAATCCGCCCGATGACCTGGCCGTGGTGGAGGTTTGCGCCTATTCGGGCCACCTGCCGACGGATGCCTGCGTGCAGCGCAAGCACGTCTACGCGCGGCGCTCGGCGGTGCCCACCACGCGCTGCCCGTACCACCAGCACGTGGAGGTGGACGTGGCCACGGGGCTGTCGGTGGGCCCCATGTGCCGGACGGGGCGGAAGACGGAGACGCGCGTGTACGTGTCGTGGCCGGCCACCATCCGCCGCTGGCTTGAGGAGCAGCACCGGCGCCTGCCGGAGCCGCCCGCCGCCGCGCCTGGCTGCGAGCCTGGGGGGGCGCGCGCGGCCCCGTCCATTGTCTCCCCCGCGCCGGGACATGTGGCCGTGCTGATTCCCGGTGTCCCGGCCTCGCAACAGGAGGTGCCGCTGGAGGCGGAGGCCTCACACGAGCGGGCACTGACGTGGTTCGTGGACGGTGCCCTGCTGGGGACGGCGCGCGCCGATGAGCGCGTGTGGTGGACGCCGTCCGTGGGCTCCCACGAGATTCTCGTCACCGATGACCGGGGACTGAGCGCGAAGCGGACGTTGGAGGTCCGCATGCGGCCCTGA
- a CDS encoding CotH kinase family protein: MMTPSRLLLCLPLLSLWACDGTQAERPPSLQDPPGVENPQTPPGEEEPQPTPVDPPPVDPPPVDPPPEPPPPVPETERPFVMPPVQTSVPQYELIIPEETMRMFEADPWTPEQGGLFKANGTTYRVQVRLRGASARFFPKKSWNVSFEDGVRFEGRTSLNLVAEYADATLLAEKLAFDLLEAMRVPASKGTLVRLNVNGVYQGVFLEIEQVNKAFLRAHAYADTDGTIYRCGWKDCEFKMVKVPYQGDWAKKTNESQPDDKLWEMVGAINHTPEPQFVSEMEKRFELEHYLRAMVMDALMSNNYVEDSESYFIYDRAVARWSYVPWDLNNVDSRWWYPISVEDMSQSTSNMRHPLFSFTLTDEWVAKMYEQRKLETASYPGYLPVFSNLATRVVMNPVLRERLEARLDKALDELFTREVMDAHIDKLHALIDPHMRDDPFMDYGRFSAGRAYLKRYVRERRDFIFKELERLAQQQPTLVLEAVHPREGWVEVGNRTSAPISLAGMVLTTQLRISLAQSPGHLPTQVRAPLGAVLPELTVAPGQRVRLNAAQLGIQMPANGEIGLFDGRSVVGVKDLLFYGDLGAGKRYERGARGWEVR; encoded by the coding sequence TTGATGACTCCTTCTCGATTGCTGCTGTGCCTGCCGCTGCTGAGCCTGTGGGCCTGTGATGGAACCCAGGCGGAGCGGCCACCGTCCCTCCAGGACCCTCCGGGCGTGGAGAATCCGCAAACGCCCCCTGGCGAGGAGGAGCCGCAGCCGACACCAGTGGACCCGCCTCCCGTCGACCCGCCTCCGGTGGATCCGCCTCCGGAACCGCCACCGCCCGTGCCGGAGACGGAGCGGCCCTTTGTGATGCCGCCCGTGCAGACGTCGGTGCCGCAGTACGAGCTCATCATTCCTGAAGAGACGATGCGGATGTTCGAGGCGGACCCTTGGACGCCAGAGCAGGGCGGCCTCTTCAAGGCGAACGGGACGACGTACCGCGTGCAGGTGCGCCTGCGGGGTGCTTCCGCGCGATTCTTCCCGAAGAAGAGCTGGAACGTGAGCTTCGAGGACGGCGTGCGTTTCGAGGGGAGGACGTCACTCAACCTCGTGGCCGAGTACGCGGACGCGACGCTGCTGGCGGAGAAGCTTGCCTTCGACCTGCTGGAGGCCATGCGCGTCCCCGCTTCGAAGGGCACGCTGGTGCGGCTCAACGTCAACGGCGTGTACCAGGGCGTGTTCCTGGAAATCGAGCAGGTGAACAAGGCCTTCCTGCGAGCGCACGCCTACGCCGACACGGATGGAACCATCTACCGGTGTGGCTGGAAGGACTGCGAATTCAAGATGGTGAAGGTGCCGTACCAGGGTGACTGGGCGAAGAAGACGAACGAGTCCCAGCCGGACGACAAGCTCTGGGAGATGGTGGGCGCCATCAACCACACGCCCGAGCCCCAGTTCGTCAGCGAAATGGAGAAGCGCTTCGAGCTGGAGCACTACCTGCGCGCCATGGTGATGGACGCGCTGATGTCCAACAACTACGTGGAGGACTCGGAGAGCTACTTCATCTACGACCGCGCGGTGGCCAGGTGGTCCTACGTCCCGTGGGACCTCAACAACGTGGACTCGCGCTGGTGGTACCCCATCAGCGTGGAGGACATGAGCCAGAGCACCAGCAACATGCGCCACCCGCTGTTCAGCTTCACCCTCACCGACGAATGGGTGGCGAAGATGTACGAGCAGCGCAAGCTGGAGACGGCCTCGTACCCCGGCTACCTGCCGGTGTTCTCCAACCTGGCCACCCGCGTGGTGATGAACCCCGTGCTGCGCGAGCGGCTGGAGGCGCGGCTGGACAAGGCGTTGGACGAGCTCTTCACCCGCGAGGTGATGGACGCGCACATCGACAAGCTGCACGCGCTCATCGACCCGCACATGCGTGATGACCCCTTCATGGACTACGGCCGCTTCTCCGCGGGCCGCGCCTACCTGAAGCGCTACGTGCGCGAGCGCCGCGACTTCATCTTCAAGGAGCTGGAGCGGCTCGCGCAGCAGCAACCCACGCTGGTGCTGGAGGCCGTCCACCCGCGTGAAGGCTGGGTGGAGGTGGGCAACCGCACCTCGGCGCCCATTTCCCTGGCGGGCATGGTGCTGACGACGCAGCTGCGCATCAGCCTGGCGCAGAGCCCCGGCCACCTGCCCACGCAGGTGCGTGCCCCCCTCGGCGCGGTGCTGCCGGAGTTGACGGTGGCCCCGGGGCAGCGCGTCCGCCTCAACGCCGCGCAGCTGGGCATCCAGATGCCCGCCAACGGCGAGATTGGCCTCTTCGACGGGCGCTCCGTGGTGGGCGTGAAAGACCTGCTCTTCTACGGCGACCTGGGCGCGGGCAAGCGCTACGAGCGCGGCGCGCGGGGCTGGGAAGTGCGCTGA